From a region of the Sinorhizobium sp. B11 genome:
- a CDS encoding sulfite exporter TauE/SafE family protein, translated as MSTDFFLFIVIGFCAQIIDGALGMAFGVLSTTSLLTLGVPAANASAMTHVTELFTTAASGISHAWHRNVDWKLVARLAPAGMIGGAVGAFLLASVDGKLIEPFVSAYLIVIGLLILWKAFHPAPKRDVRDWMVPPVGVCAGVLDAIGGGGWGPIVTSSLVGRGHDPKRVIGSTNFTEFAVTLTISITFLLTLGWSELGSAAGLIIGGVIAAPFGAILVKRLRVKPLMVAVSIIIIATSAIRFF; from the coding sequence ATGAGCACGGATTTCTTCCTCTTCATCGTCATCGGCTTCTGCGCACAGATCATCGATGGCGCGCTCGGCATGGCCTTCGGCGTGCTGTCCACGACCAGCCTGCTGACGCTCGGCGTCCCAGCCGCCAATGCCAGCGCCATGACGCACGTGACGGAGCTGTTCACGACGGCAGCATCGGGCATTTCCCATGCCTGGCACCGCAATGTCGACTGGAAGCTCGTGGCGCGGCTGGCGCCGGCCGGCATGATCGGCGGGGCCGTCGGCGCCTTCCTGCTTGCCAGTGTCGATGGCAAGCTGATCGAGCCCTTCGTCTCGGCCTATCTGATCGTGATCGGCCTCCTCATTCTCTGGAAGGCTTTCCACCCGGCTCCGAAGCGTGATGTCCGCGACTGGATGGTGCCGCCGGTTGGGGTTTGCGCCGGCGTGCTGGATGCGATCGGCGGCGGCGGATGGGGACCGATCGTCACCAGCTCGCTCGTCGGCCGCGGCCATGATCCGAAGCGGGTTATCGGATCGACCAATTTCACCGAGTTCGCGGTGACGCTGACGATCTCGATCACCTTCTTGCTGACACTCGGCTGGTCGGAGCTCGGCTCGGCAGCGGGCCTGATCATCGGCGGGGTGATCGCCGCACCCTTCGGGGCGATCCTCGTCAAGCGCCTGCGGGTGAAACCGCTGATGGTCGCAGTTTCAATCATCATTATCGCGACATCTGCGATACGGTTTTTCTAG
- a CDS encoding superoxide dismutase — MAFELPELPYDYEALAPFMSKETLEFHHDKHHKAYVDNGNKLAAEAGMADLSLEDVVKKSFGTNAGLFNNAAQHYNHIHFWKWMKKGGGGNKLPGKLEAAFTSDLGGYDKFKADFANAGATQFGSGWAWVSVKNGKLEISKTPNGENPLVHGATPILGVDVWEHSYYIDYRNARPKYLEAFVDSLINWDYVLERYEAATK; from the coding sequence ATGGCTTTCGAATTGCCTGAACTTCCCTATGACTACGAAGCCCTTGCTCCCTTCATGTCGAAGGAGACGCTGGAGTTCCACCACGACAAGCACCACAAGGCTTACGTCGACAACGGCAACAAGCTTGCAGCGGAAGCCGGCATGGCCGATCTCTCCCTGGAAGACGTCGTCAAGAAGTCCTTCGGCACCAACGCTGGCCTCTTCAACAATGCTGCCCAGCACTACAACCACATCCATTTCTGGAAGTGGATGAAGAAGGGCGGCGGCGGCAACAAGCTGCCGGGCAAGCTCGAAGCTGCCTTCACCTCCGACCTCGGCGGCTATGACAAGTTCAAGGCGGATTTCGCCAATGCCGGCGCCACCCAGTTCGGCTCGGGCTGGGCCTGGGTTTCCGTCAAGAACGGCAAGCTCGAAATCTCCAAGACCCCGAACGGCGAAAACCCGCTCGTTCACGGCGCCACCCCGATCCTCGGCGTCGACGTCTGGGAACATTCCTATTACATCGACTACCGCAACGCTCGTCCGAAGTACCTCGAAGCCTTCGTCGACAGCCTGATCAACTGGGACTACGTCCTGGAACGCTACGAAGCAGCAACGAAGTAA
- a CDS encoding HlyD family secretion protein, with product MVELPRNEAFKTVQPAESAPAAEAMAAAAAAVETPKKNGRKFFKRAVIAAALLAGAAFAGDFGHHYWTVGRFIESTDDAYVKADYTTVAPKVAGYIKQVLVNDNDTVKAGQVLARIDDRDFQAALSQAKADVKAAEAAVTNLDAQISLQQSIIEQAHATLDASQASLAFAQSDAARAGRLITNGAGTQSRAEQSQSLKDQAAAAVERDQAAVVAAENKVPVLQTQREQLLAQRDRAVAAASQAELNLSYTEIVAAVDGTVGARSIRVGQYVTSGTQLMAVVPLHAVYVIANFKETQLTFVRPGQMVEIKVDSFPDVAIKGHVDSVSPASGLEFSLLPPDNATGNFTKIVQRIPVKIVIDDERLAGLLRSGMSVIPDIDTKAAQTSAAAAEGLSTPAG from the coding sequence ATGGTTGAACTGCCCCGCAACGAAGCTTTCAAGACCGTCCAACCGGCCGAAAGCGCCCCCGCCGCCGAAGCGATGGCTGCAGCGGCAGCGGCCGTGGAGACCCCGAAGAAGAATGGCCGCAAGTTCTTCAAGCGCGCCGTGATCGCCGCAGCCCTGCTCGCCGGCGCCGCCTTCGCCGGTGATTTCGGTCACCATTACTGGACCGTCGGCCGTTTCATCGAATCCACCGACGATGCCTATGTGAAGGCCGACTATACGACGGTCGCCCCGAAGGTCGCCGGCTATATCAAGCAGGTGCTCGTCAACGACAATGACACGGTCAAGGCCGGACAGGTTCTCGCCCGCATCGACGACCGTGATTTTCAGGCAGCGCTCTCCCAGGCCAAGGCCGATGTGAAAGCAGCCGAGGCTGCCGTTACCAATCTCGACGCGCAGATCTCGCTGCAGCAGTCGATCATCGAACAGGCCCATGCAACACTCGATGCCTCGCAGGCTTCGCTTGCCTTCGCCCAGTCCGATGCGGCCCGTGCCGGCCGGCTGATTACCAATGGTGCCGGAACGCAATCCCGCGCCGAACAGAGCCAGTCGCTGAAGGATCAGGCTGCCGCTGCAGTCGAGCGCGATCAGGCTGCTGTCGTCGCCGCCGAGAACAAGGTGCCGGTGCTGCAGACCCAGCGTGAACAGCTGCTTGCCCAGCGCGACCGCGCCGTTGCTGCCGCCAGCCAGGCGGAGCTCAATCTTTCCTACACGGAAATCGTCGCCGCCGTTGACGGCACGGTCGGCGCCCGCTCGATCCGCGTCGGCCAGTATGTCACCTCGGGCACGCAGCTGATGGCGGTCGTGCCGCTGCATGCGGTCTATGTGATCGCTAACTTCAAGGAAACGCAGCTGACCTTTGTGCGCCCCGGCCAGATGGTCGAGATCAAGGTCGACAGCTTCCCCGATGTTGCGATCAAGGGCCATGTCGACAGCGTTTCGCCGGCCAGCGGCCTCGAATTCTCGCTGCTGCCACCGGACAACGCCACCGGCAACTTCACCAAGATCGTCCAGCGCATCCCGGTCAAGATCGTCATCGACGACGAACGCCTTGCCGGCCTGCTGCGCTCGGGCATGTCCGTGATCCCCGACATCGATACCAAGGCCGCCCAGACCTCCGCGGCCGCGGCGGAAGGATTATCCACCCCTGCTGGATGA
- a CDS encoding SRPBCC domain-containing protein, with product MTDTATELRSVVVEREIAFPPEKIWRALTQPHLIQEWLMKNDFKPVPDHRFKLTAEWGSVDCRVLEIEPNRTLAYTWDAYGLESTVTWTLTPIGSGTHLRMEQAGFRPDQEQAYQGARFGWQRFFENLEQVLARPD from the coding sequence ATGACCGACACCGCAACTGAACTCCGCTCCGTCGTCGTCGAACGGGAGATCGCGTTCCCGCCGGAAAAAATCTGGCGTGCGCTCACCCAGCCGCATCTGATCCAGGAATGGCTGATGAAGAACGACTTCAAGCCCGTTCCGGACCATCGTTTCAAGCTCACCGCCGAGTGGGGCTCCGTCGACTGCCGGGTGCTGGAAATCGAGCCGAACAGGACGCTTGCCTATACCTGGGATGCCTATGGCCTTGAAAGTACCGTCACCTGGACCCTGACACCGATCGGCTCGGGCACGCACCTGCGCATGGAACAAGCCGGCTTCCGCCCGGATCAGGAGCAGGCCTACCAAGGCGCCAGGTTCGGCTGGCAGCGCTTCTTCGAAAATCTGGAACAGGTCCTGGCGCGCCCCGACTGA
- a CDS encoding NADP-dependent oxidoreductase: MTTLAENVAKTGKTMKACRVHAFGPPEAIIQEQVEIPAPGKEEVLIKVHAAGVGPWDGWIRSGNSALPQPLPLTLGSDLSGTIEAVGEGVTHVARGDAVYGVTNPRFIDAYAQYAIAVAGMIAAKPESIGHVEAASIPVIAVTAKQALFDQAKLTAGQTALIHGAAGNVGAYAVQFAHKAGLNVIATASGGDIDTVKRLGADVVVDFRSQHFEDFAHDVDAVIDLVGGETQTRSFAVLKRSGRLISAVSRPDQELAKAKGVEALFFLVNVTTKELRDIAAMVDAGELETNVGDVLPLDAAITAHEMLEGKRPHAKGKIVLQVA, translated from the coding sequence ATGACCACCTTAGCGGAGAATGTCGCGAAGACAGGTAAAACCATGAAAGCCTGCAGGGTCCACGCGTTCGGACCGCCGGAAGCTATCATTCAGGAGCAGGTCGAGATCCCCGCGCCCGGTAAGGAAGAGGTTCTGATCAAGGTGCATGCGGCCGGTGTCGGCCCCTGGGATGGCTGGATCCGATCCGGCAACAGCGCCCTGCCCCAGCCCTTGCCGCTGACACTCGGTTCCGATCTCTCGGGCACGATCGAAGCGGTCGGCGAAGGTGTTACGCACGTGGCCCGCGGCGATGCCGTCTATGGCGTTACCAATCCCCGCTTCATCGACGCCTATGCGCAATATGCGATTGCAGTCGCCGGGATGATTGCTGCAAAGCCCGAAAGCATCGGCCATGTCGAAGCTGCCTCGATCCCCGTTATCGCTGTTACGGCAAAGCAGGCGCTGTTCGACCAAGCCAAACTTACCGCCGGACAAACCGCCCTCATCCATGGCGCGGCCGGCAATGTCGGCGCCTATGCCGTGCAATTCGCCCACAAGGCCGGGCTGAACGTGATCGCGACGGCCAGCGGCGGCGATATCGACACCGTCAAGCGGCTCGGCGCCGATGTGGTCGTCGACTTCCGCAGCCAGCACTTCGAGGATTTCGCTCACGATGTCGATGCCGTCATCGATCTTGTCGGCGGTGAGACGCAGACCCGTTCCTTCGCGGTGTTGAAGCGCAGTGGCAGGCTGATTTCGGCCGTCTCGCGGCCGGATCAGGAGCTTGCCAAGGCCAAAGGCGTCGAAGCGCTCTTCTTCCTCGTCAATGTCACGACGAAGGAGCTCCGTGACATCGCTGCGATGGTCGATGCCGGCGAACTCGAAACGAATGTCGGCGATGTGCTGCCACTCGATGCGGCAATCACGGCGCATGAGATGCTGGAGGGCAAACGCCCGCATGCAAAGGGCAAGATCGTCCTGCAAGTCGCCTGA
- the gstA gene encoding glutathione transferase GstA: MKLYMHAAACSLSPHIVCQELGIDIELITVDRKTHRTSNGEDYLAINGNGYVPALMLDDGKVLTEGPAIVQFLADSAPDGRRMLPEIGSFGRNQVQSLLNFITSELHKPMVMLFNADYATVHEAMRAVVQKRLGWINGRLAGPYLTGENFTVADAYLFVCLNWSPWIAIDLDLFPALPAFMKRVAARPAVQAALSEEGLMAFNAGGNFFAPIAYIQSAGYVGSPVRP, encoded by the coding sequence ATGAAGCTCTATATGCACGCGGCCGCCTGTTCGCTCTCGCCGCATATTGTCTGCCAGGAGCTCGGTATCGATATCGAGCTCATCACGGTCGATCGAAAGACACATCGCACCAGCAACGGCGAGGACTATCTCGCCATCAATGGCAACGGCTATGTGCCGGCGCTTATGCTCGATGATGGCAAGGTACTGACGGAGGGGCCGGCGATCGTGCAGTTTCTTGCAGACAGCGCTCCTGATGGAAGACGCATGCTGCCCGAGATCGGTAGCTTCGGCCGCAATCAGGTGCAATCCCTGCTGAACTTCATCACATCGGAGCTGCACAAGCCGATGGTGATGCTCTTCAATGCTGATTACGCTACCGTGCATGAGGCGATGCGTGCGGTCGTTCAGAAGCGCCTCGGCTGGATCAACGGAAGGCTTGCCGGCCCTTATCTCACCGGCGAGAATTTCACGGTCGCGGATGCCTATCTCTTCGTCTGCCTCAACTGGTCGCCCTGGATTGCGATCGATCTCGATCTTTTTCCAGCTCTTCCTGCCTTCATGAAGCGCGTCGCTGCCCGCCCGGCCGTACAGGCGGCATTGAGCGAGGAAGGGCTTATGGCCTTCAATGCCGGCGGCAATTTCTTTGCGCCCATCGCCTATATCCAGTCCGCCGGATATGTCGGCTCTCCGGTCCGGCCGTGA
- a CDS encoding metallophosphoesterase — translation MSSADLPLFRFGIIADPQYAAIEPQAEMGRYYANSLAKVGAAIETFNGEELSFVMTLGDIIDRDFNSFDDILPAYEKLRHEAHFLLGNHDFGVAPEYLEKVVERVGMPAPYYSFKRHDYRFIVLNGNEVSTFATPEGHPLNRLGHDRLAALSAAGADNAHAWNASLSDEQFAWLASEIEQAKAAGEKVIVMNHFPVYPPCEHDMWDRERIVELLASQTSVVAYLNGHNHVGNYGKVAGCHFVNFKGVVDTESENTFAIVDVYPDRMEIRGFGREDSRTLPY, via the coding sequence ATGTCATCAGCCGATCTTCCCCTTTTCCGCTTCGGCATCATCGCCGATCCGCAGTATGCCGCCATCGAACCGCAGGCCGAGATGGGGCGCTATTACGCCAACAGCCTGGCCAAGGTCGGTGCTGCCATCGAGACTTTCAACGGCGAGGAGCTGAGCTTCGTCATGACGCTCGGCGATATCATCGACCGCGATTTCAATAGCTTCGACGATATCCTGCCGGCCTATGAAAAGCTGCGCCATGAGGCGCACTTCCTGCTCGGCAATCACGATTTCGGCGTTGCTCCCGAATACCTGGAAAAGGTTGTTGAACGCGTCGGCATGCCGGCACCCTATTACAGCTTCAAGCGCCACGACTACCGTTTCATCGTATTGAACGGCAATGAGGTCAGCACTTTCGCGACGCCGGAAGGCCATCCCTTGAACAGGCTCGGTCACGACCGCCTGGCAGCTCTATCGGCAGCAGGTGCCGACAACGCGCATGCGTGGAACGCATCGCTGAGCGACGAACAATTTGCCTGGCTGGCGAGCGAGATCGAACAGGCGAAGGCCGCAGGCGAGAAGGTGATCGTCATGAATCACTTCCCCGTCTATCCACCCTGCGAACACGACATGTGGGACCGCGAGCGGATTGTCGAACTGCTGGCTTCGCAGACAAGCGTCGTCGCCTATCTCAACGGCCACAACCATGTCGGCAATTACGGCAAGGTGGCCGGCTGCCACTTCGTCAATTTCAAGGGCGTGGTCGATACCGAGAGCGAAAACACCTTCGCGATCGTCGATGTCTATCCGGACCGGATGGAAATCCGTGGTTTCGGCCGCGAGGATAGCCGCACGCTACCCTACTAG
- a CDS encoding MFS transporter: protein MTDTQWDAAKVAPGSAYWKRNLVISLLGSFTTIVAMTLLLPFLPLYVEELGVSNHAAIVQWSGIAYGATFLAAACVAPIWGRLGDIYGRKLMLVRASLGMTIAISLMGMAGSVWQLVALRLFVGLAGGYASGSMVLVATQTPKDRSAWALGVLSSGIMAGNLVGPLIGGALPPIIGIRGTFLAAGGMIFFAFLATTFLIKEEKSAARKQAAKASGGWKSIPDKRPVVAMLATGLLLMLANMSIEPIITVYVAQIVPDQGQVTMISGIVMSAAALGSILSASRLGKLADRIGHWPVIAGALAIAGLLLIPQAFVNASWQLIGLRFLMGLALGGLLPCITAVIRHSVPDSAAGSILGLSISSQYVGQVAGPVLGGFVGGHIGMPAVFLGTCVLLLAGAAFTWLVRTKSEEA from the coding sequence ATGACCGATACGCAATGGGACGCCGCGAAGGTGGCGCCCGGCTCCGCCTACTGGAAACGCAACCTCGTCATCTCGCTGCTTGGCTCGTTCACGACCATTGTGGCGATGACGCTGCTGCTTCCGTTCCTTCCGCTTTATGTGGAGGAGCTCGGCGTGAGTAACCATGCGGCGATCGTGCAGTGGTCGGGCATCGCCTATGGCGCGACCTTCCTTGCTGCCGCCTGCGTGGCGCCGATCTGGGGCCGGCTCGGCGACATCTACGGACGCAAGCTTATGCTGGTGCGCGCCAGCCTCGGCATGACGATCGCCATATCGCTGATGGGCATGGCCGGCAGCGTCTGGCAACTCGTGGCGCTGCGCCTTTTCGTCGGCCTGGCCGGCGGTTATGCATCCGGCTCGATGGTGCTGGTGGCGACACAGACGCCGAAAGACCGGTCCGCCTGGGCGCTCGGCGTGCTCTCGTCAGGCATCATGGCCGGCAATCTCGTCGGTCCTCTGATCGGCGGGGCGCTGCCGCCTATCATCGGCATCCGTGGCACGTTTCTGGCGGCCGGCGGCATGATCTTCTTCGCCTTCCTGGCGACGACCTTCCTGATCAAGGAAGAGAAGTCGGCGGCCCGCAAACAGGCGGCCAAGGCATCCGGCGGCTGGAAATCCATTCCCGACAAGCGGCCGGTCGTCGCAATGCTGGCAACCGGGCTGCTGCTGATGCTCGCCAATATGTCGATCGAGCCGATCATCACCGTCTATGTGGCGCAAATCGTGCCCGACCAGGGCCAGGTAACGATGATTTCCGGCATCGTCATGTCGGCGGCAGCGCTGGGCAGCATTCTGTCTGCCTCGCGGCTCGGGAAGCTTGCCGACCGGATCGGTCATTGGCCGGTCATTGCCGGCGCGCTCGCGATCGCGGGGCTGCTGCTCATTCCGCAGGCCTTCGTGAACGCCTCATGGCAACTGATCGGCCTGCGCTTCCTGATGGGACTGGCGCTTGGCGGGCTGTTGCCCTGCATCACCGCGGTCATCCGGCATAGTGTGCCTGATAGTGCCGCCGGCAGTATTCTGGGCCTGTCCATCTCTTCGCAATATGTGGGACAGGTCGCCGGGCCCGTTCTCGGCGGCTTTGTCGGCGGGCATATCGGCATGCCGGCAGTCTTTCTCGGCACCTGCGTCCTGCTTCTTGCGGGTGCGGCCTTCACATGGCTGGTGCGCACGAAGAGCGAGGAAGCCTGA
- a CDS encoding LysR family transcriptional regulator, with the protein MDRLTSLTVFGRVVECGGFSAAARRLNMSVTMVGNHVQSLEDRLGVRLLNRTTRKVSLTETGKYYYERSSQILADLEEADRAAGALSSTPRGTLRFYTSSAIVRFLLPVINEFMTLYPAVQIDFNIGERAVDMIEDGYDLVIRTTPSPDSSLVARKLTPWRHFLVCSPDYLKTHAMPTTPAEVAEHNCLQYAYYPFGEEWRFEDAEGRQESVKVGGSIISNSAETLRYLVLNGQGIFLAPSFVVFEDLEAGRLVRMMPDYRGVEIHINAVYPNRSHLPTKVRLFLDMLVERFAEHRKWMA; encoded by the coding sequence ATGGATCGGCTGACCAGTCTCACAGTCTTCGGTCGGGTGGTGGAGTGTGGCGGCTTTTCCGCTGCCGCGCGGCGCCTCAACATGTCCGTCACCATGGTGGGCAACCATGTGCAATCATTGGAAGATCGCCTCGGCGTGCGGCTCCTGAACCGCACCACGCGCAAGGTAAGCCTGACCGAGACCGGCAAATATTATTACGAGCGCTCGTCGCAGATCCTGGCAGATCTCGAAGAGGCGGATCGTGCTGCGGGTGCCCTGAGTTCGACGCCACGCGGCACGCTGAGATTCTACACCAGCAGCGCCATCGTCCGTTTCCTGCTGCCCGTCATCAACGAGTTCATGACGCTCTATCCTGCCGTCCAGATCGATTTCAACATCGGCGAGCGCGCGGTGGACATGATCGAGGACGGATATGATCTGGTGATCCGCACGACGCCATCGCCGGATTCGAGCCTCGTTGCGCGCAAGCTGACGCCCTGGCGGCATTTTCTCGTCTGCTCACCCGACTATCTGAAGACCCACGCCATGCCGACGACGCCGGCCGAGGTCGCCGAGCACAATTGCCTGCAATATGCATACTATCCCTTCGGTGAGGAATGGCGTTTCGAGGATGCCGAGGGGCGGCAGGAAAGCGTCAAGGTGGGCGGAAGCATCATTTCCAACAGCGCCGAGACGCTGCGCTATCTGGTGCTGAACGGGCAGGGCATCTTCCTCGCGCCGAGCTTCGTCGTATTCGAGGATCTGGAGGCCGGTCGCCTCGTGCGGATGATGCCGGACTATCGCGGCGTCGAGATCCATATCAACGCCGTCTATCCGAACCGCAGCCATCTGCCGACCAAGGTGCGGTTGTTCCTGGATATGCTTGTGGAGCGGTTCGCCGAGCACCGCAAATGGATGGCGTGA
- a CDS encoding class I SAM-dependent methyltransferase — protein MGQVQNRGQIQNQAEDQQKIYQRWAPVYDRVYRSLLRDGHRTLARLAAGAGTDILEIGVGTGLVLSHYPRRSRVTGIDISEHMIAKAREKIARHKLFHVRHLQVMDAHALSFEDKSFDAVCLPFVITLIPEPERALDECARVLRPGGEIILASKLGDGAGLQGAIEDAVAPLARRIGWSSSFRISRITDWARASGFDAIEILPVFPNGFFKVIRLKRHSPNV, from the coding sequence ATGGGGCAAGTTCAAAATCGGGGTCAAATTCAAAATCAGGCGGAAGACCAGCAGAAGATCTATCAGCGCTGGGCACCGGTCTATGACCGGGTCTATCGCAGTCTCCTGCGTGATGGTCATCGTACGCTAGCACGGCTTGCCGCTGGCGCCGGCACCGACATTCTGGAGATCGGCGTCGGCACCGGCCTGGTGCTATCGCACTATCCCCGGCGTTCCCGGGTGACGGGCATCGACATTTCCGAACATATGATCGCCAAGGCACGGGAGAAAATTGCCCGCCACAAGCTTTTCCACGTGCGGCACCTACAGGTGATGGACGCTCATGCGCTGAGCTTCGAGGACAAGTCTTTCGATGCCGTCTGCCTGCCCTTCGTCATCACGCTCATTCCCGAGCCGGAACGGGCACTGGACGAATGCGCGCGTGTTTTGCGGCCGGGCGGCGAGATCATCCTGGCCAGCAAGCTCGGCGACGGCGCAGGACTGCAGGGAGCAATCGAGGACGCGGTGGCGCCGCTTGCCCGGCGGATCGGCTGGAGCTCGTCTTTCCGGATCAGCCGGATCACCGACTGGGCGCGCGCGAGCGGCTTCGATGCCATTGAAATCTTGCCGGTTTTCCCGAACGGGTTCTTCAAGGTCATCCGCCTCAAACGGCACTCGCCGAACGTTTGA
- a CDS encoding nuclear transport factor 2 family protein: protein MTSRNEARARMLRDLYAAYIDQRKDIVDAMLTEDFTFSSPQDDHIDRATYFERCWPNEPALTGFDIEFLAVDGEEAVVRYRAEMTSGKAFRNMESFRFDGEKISGVDVYFGRNTG from the coding sequence ATGACCAGCAGGAACGAGGCCCGCGCACGGATGCTGCGCGATCTCTACGCAGCCTATATCGATCAGCGGAAGGATATCGTCGATGCGATGCTGACGGAGGACTTTACCTTTTCCAGCCCGCAGGACGACCATATCGACCGTGCAACCTATTTCGAGCGCTGCTGGCCGAACGAGCCGGCACTGACGGGCTTCGACATCGAGTTCCTGGCGGTCGACGGCGAAGAGGCTGTCGTGCGCTACCGGGCCGAGATGACCAGCGGCAAAGCCTTCCGCAATATGGAAAGCTTTCGCTTCGACGGCGAGAAGATCTCCGGCGTCGATGTCTATTTCGGCCGAAACACTGGCTAG
- a CDS encoding TetR/AcrR family transcriptional regulator: protein MSEKKRGRPRAFDAKVTLQKAREVFWDRGFAGTSLDTLSAATQLNRPSLYGAFGDKEDLYLDALEGYRAESMDVLADALDPSLPLRENLARVYQRALEIYLHGETAARGCFLIGTATAEAIQHERVREVLSRSLDDFDGEIEKRLKLALERRELPDGGDPHTLARLASAVMHSLAVRARAGDSRETLEALAQSGVDMICGKA from the coding sequence ATGAGCGAGAAGAAGCGCGGGCGTCCACGGGCTTTCGATGCGAAGGTGACCTTGCAGAAGGCAAGGGAGGTCTTCTGGGATCGGGGTTTTGCCGGTACGTCGCTGGATACGTTGAGCGCCGCCACTCAGCTCAATCGCCCGAGCCTCTATGGCGCCTTTGGAGACAAGGAAGACCTCTATCTCGATGCACTCGAGGGCTATCGCGCCGAGAGTATGGATGTGCTTGCCGATGCGCTCGACCCATCGCTGCCGCTGCGCGAAAACCTCGCACGTGTCTATCAACGGGCTCTGGAGATCTATCTTCACGGCGAAACAGCCGCGCGGGGCTGTTTTCTCATCGGAACCGCAACAGCCGAGGCGATCCAGCATGAACGCGTCCGGGAAGTATTGAGCCGCAGCCTGGATGATTTCGACGGCGAGATCGAAAAGCGCCTGAAGCTCGCGTTAGAGCGGCGCGAGTTGCCGGATGGAGGCGACCCTCACACTCTTGCAAGGCTCGCCTCCGCCGTCATGCATTCGCTGGCCGTCCGCGCTCGCGCCGGCGACAGTCGCGAGACGCTGGAGGCCCTGGCACAGTCCGGCGTCGACATGATTTGCGGCAAAGCCTGA
- a CDS encoding AraC family transcriptional regulator gives MSDQIKTALTQYMDSHGGGDGLYATALPGFYLMRSSTLTMPKPAIYKPALCIIVDGAKQIMFGERLFTYSAMQSLVISVEMPAFGQVIEASPERPMIALTLELDVTILREVLEAMEAPPKPSGDGGPGVFVQNFGAELQDCILRLMRMLGTPKSIPILRQSILREISFWLLSGENGSEVSKLALPGSQTRRVADAIHILRDNFTVPLRVEQLAAAARMSASSFHQHFKMLTSMSPLQYQKQLRLLEARRLMVADGINAANAAYQVGYESASQFSREYARMFGTPPKKDALEHRAQPVPDVAGAA, from the coding sequence ATGTCTGACCAGATCAAGACAGCGCTCACCCAGTATATGGACAGCCATGGCGGCGGCGACGGGCTCTATGCGACCGCCCTGCCCGGCTTCTACCTGATGCGCTCTTCCACGCTCACCATGCCGAAGCCGGCGATCTACAAGCCGGCGCTTTGCATCATCGTCGATGGCGCCAAGCAGATCATGTTCGGAGAGCGGCTTTTCACTTACAGTGCCATGCAGTCGCTTGTCATCAGTGTCGAGATGCCGGCCTTCGGCCAAGTGATCGAGGCAAGCCCGGAGCGGCCGATGATCGCGCTGACGCTGGAGCTCGACGTCACCATTCTACGCGAGGTTCTGGAGGCGATGGAAGCTCCGCCGAAGCCATCGGGAGACGGCGGTCCGGGCGTTTTCGTCCAGAATTTCGGAGCGGAACTGCAGGACTGCATCCTGCGGCTGATGCGCATGCTCGGCACGCCGAAATCTATCCCGATCCTGCGACAGTCGATCCTGCGTGAAATCAGCTTCTGGCTGCTCTCGGGCGAAAACGGCAGCGAGGTCAGCAAGCTGGCTCTGCCCGGCAGCCAGACGCGGCGCGTGGCCGATGCCATCCATATCTTGCGCGATAATTTCACGGTGCCCCTGCGCGTGGAGCAGCTTGCGGCGGCAGCGCGAATGAGCGCCTCCTCCTTCCACCAGCATTTCAAGATGCTGACCTCGATGAGCCCGCTGCAATATCAGAAGCAGCTCCGGCTTCTCGAAGCGCGGCGGCTGATGGTGGCCGACGGCATCAATGCCGCCAATGCCGCCTATCAGGTGGGCTATGAAAGCGCCTCGCAATTCAGCCGCGAATATGCGCGCATGTTCGGCACACCGCCGAAGAAAGATGCGCTGGAGCACCGGGCACAGCCTGTACCTGATGTGGCGGGAGCCGCCTAG
- a CDS encoding metalloregulator ArsR/SmtB family transcription factor, with the protein MSNVQDALFRALSDPTRRGIFERLCREGEKTVGALTAHAGVSQPVVSKHLAVLKTAGLVRDRHEGRQTHYSAEIRALAPLADWTTEMAGFWESRFDALEDLLKRMDQ; encoded by the coding sequence ATGTCGAATGTTCAAGATGCGCTGTTCAGGGCGCTTTCCGATCCGACCCGTCGGGGCATCTTCGAGCGCCTGTGCCGTGAAGGTGAGAAGACGGTTGGCGCTCTGACGGCCCACGCCGGTGTGTCTCAGCCGGTTGTTTCCAAACATCTCGCGGTACTCAAAACCGCCGGCCTGGTGCGCGACCGCCATGAGGGTCGTCAGACGCACTACAGCGCCGAAATCCGCGCACTTGCTCCGCTCGCCGACTGGACGACCGAGATGGCCGGCTTCTGGGAAAGCCGGTTCGACGCCCTGGAAGATTTACTCAAAAGGATGGACCAATGA